A region of Tigriopus californicus strain San Diego chromosome 7, Tcal_SD_v2.1, whole genome shotgun sequence DNA encodes the following proteins:
- the LOC131884312 gene encoding steroid hormone receptor ERR1-like isoform X4, protein MIPEGHMTLDSILEGILDDEHVSSDNNISSSPSPGSDNSGLGSPGRSGSRTNNFPASTTLILRSSPERLDQSPSSSSLSPPSTADITLDPISNIPCISIKSELPDSCTMDIMMDYSESQSSPLSSDQNSPKEIKLFEGDNNLALQTHLRQFSSLDGSTTGSTLVRPSSPESPDQHHCSSTTQPIMDRHHLLSADSIKDEDGPKRICLVCGDVASGFHYGVSSCEACKAFFKRTIQGNIEYTCPASSDCEINKRRRKACQACRFQKCLRMGMLKEGVRLDRVRGGRQKYRRMIESPYGGLHPARKLSLEENKLLIALTRCEPEPLLALPDPNLPDDQYKTLTTLSEFYDRELVGTIGWAKQIPGFGDLSLYDQMRLLHFSWSEILTLTLVFRSLPRTGRLNFAADFALTEAQANNCGLQDFFHHCSRTIERLERLGMRKEEFLILKAIVICNCDVRVEEQSALWRLRDNLLSAALAVQQWRLRDNLLSALYDCVAVIRSGNPAIHVQNILLLLPSIRQADGLVRQFWGKVQASGKLQLNKLLVEMLEAQSSK, encoded by the exons ATGATACCAGAGGGTCATATGACTTTGGACTCTATTCTGGAGGGGATCCTGGACGATGAGCATGTGTCCTCGGATAATAACATCTCTAGCTCTCCTTCACCGGGATCAGATAATTCGGGTCTTGGATCTCCCGGTAGGAGTGGGTCTCGAACCAACAACTTCCCTGCTTCAACGACTCTCATCCTTCGATCTTCACCGGAGCGACTGGATCAGTCGCCCAGCTCATCTAGTCTTTCACCTCCAAGTACTGCTGACATCACTCTGGATCCAATCTCAAATATCCCATGCATCTCAATCAAAAGTGAATTACCAGACTCGTGCACCATGGACATCATG ATGGACTATTCGGAGAGTCAAAGTTCACCCTTGTCATCGGATCAAAATTCCCCCAAGGAGATCAAACTCTTTGAGGGTGACAACAATCTCGCTCTTCAGACTCATTTGCGCCAATTCTCGTCGCTGGATGGCAGCACAACGGGGTCTACCCTGGTCCGCCCAAGTTCTCCGGAGAGTCCGGATCAACATCATTGCTCTTCCACCACACAACCAATCATGGATCGACACCATCTTCTGTCAGCG GATTCTATAAAGGACGAAGACGGCCCCAAGAGGATCTGCTTGGTATGTGGGGATGTAGCCTCTGGATTTCATTATGGGGTCTCATCTTGCGAGGCTTGCAAGGCCTTTTTTAAGCGCACCATTCAAG GCAATATTGAATACACATGTCCAGCATCCAGTGATTGTGAGATCAACAAGAGGCGGAGAAAGGCGTGCCAAGCTTGTCGCTTTCAGAAATGTCTTCGCATGGGCATGTTGAAGGAAGGTGTTCGATTAGACCGAGTCCGTGGAGGCCGACAAAAGTATCGACGAATGATCGAAAGCCCCTACGGAGGTCTTCATCCAGCCAGGAAACTCTCGTTAGAAG aaaacaAGCTTTTAATTGCCTTAACCCGGTGCGAGCCCGAGCCTCTGTTAGCCTTGCCAGACCCCAATTTGCCTGATGATCAGTACAAAACCCTCACCACTCTGTCGGAATTCTACGACAGGGAATTGGTGGGAACCATCGGTTGGGCCAAACAAATTCCGG GCTTTGGCGATCTGAGTTTATATGATCAGATGCGACTACTCCATTTCAGTTGGTCGGAAATCCTCACGCTCACTTTGGTGTTTCGCTCTCTGCCACGGACGGGTCGACTTAATTTTGCGGCAGATTTCGCACTCACGGAAGCCCAAGCCAATAACTGCGGCCTTCAAGACTTCTTCCACCAT TGCTCGCGAACGATCGAACGGCTGGAACGCCTTGGAATGAGGAAAGAAGAGTTCCTGATCTTGAAGGCCATCGTCATTTGCAATTGTGACGTTCGCGTGGAGGAACAAAGCGCACTTTGGAGACTCCGAGACAATCTTTTATCggccgccttggccgtacagcagtgGAGACTCCGAGACAATCTTTTATCGGCACTTTACGACTGCGTCGCTGTGATAAG ATCTGGCAACCCAGCCATCCACGTTCAGAACATCCTTTTGCTATTGCCGTCAATCCGCCAAGCCGACGGATTAGTCCGCCAATTCTGGGGAAAAGTACAAGCATCGGGGAAGCTCCAACTCAATAAGCTTCTGGTGGAAATGTTGGAGGCTCAAAGTAGCAAGTAG
- the LOC131884317 gene encoding ras-related GTP-binding protein C-like, which translates to MSYAPGTSVGGGPGTSVGHSQGVGGGASEYNYGTTPSQYDSDSRPDKDSKYPKILLMGLRRSGKSSIQKVVFHKMSPNETLFLESTSLIVKEDIANSSFFQFSIWDFPGQIDFFDSTFESEKIFDNCGAIIFVIDAQDDYSEAMATLSETITRAHNVSRDIKFEVFIHKVDGLSDDIKIETQRDIHQRSSDDLMESGLEDRVQLSFYLTSIYDHSIFEAFSKVIQKLIPQLPALEDLLNLFVSRTRIEKAFLFDVGSKIYIATDSSPVDMQSYELCCNMIDVVIDVSCIYGLSDENDESAFDHKSSSVIKLNNSTTLYLKEISRVLAMVCIFRSENYALPGIIDYNFGVIRDGIEKVFGVRDQLIGEAELGKSQLSTSFMHPESVEK; encoded by the exons ATG TCGTACGCCCCTGGGACATCGGTGGGGGGAGGTCCTGGTACGAGTGTCGGCCATAGCCAAGGCGTGGGAGGTGGAGCTTCAGAGTACAACTATGGCACCACACCCTCTCAATATGATTCCGACTCTAGACCCGACAAAGACAGCAAATATCCCAAGATCCTCCTCATGGGATTGAGAAG GAGTGGGAAGTCGTCGATTCAGAAAGTGGTGTTCCACAAGATGTCGCCTAATGAGACGTTGTTCTTGGAGAGCACCAGTCTGATTGTCAAAGAGGACATAGCCAACTCATCGTTCTTTCAGTTCTCGATTTGGGATTTCCCCGGTCAAATCGACTTCTTTGACTCGACTTTTGAATCCGAAAAGATCTTTGATAACTGTGGGGCCATCATTTTTGTCATCGACGCTCAA GATGACTATAGTGAAGCCATGGCAACGTTGAGTGAGACCATTACTCGAGCACATAATGTGAGTCGAGACATTAAATTCGAGGTGTTCATACACAAAGTGGATGGACTGTCTGACGACATCAAGATCGAAACTCAACGCGACATTCACCAAAGATCCTCGGATGACCTAATGGAAAGTGGTCTCGAGGATCGGGTCCAGTTGTCTTTTTACCTCACCTCAATTTACGATCACTCTATCTTCGAGGCCTTTTCCAAGGTCATCCAGAAGCTTATTCCTCAATTGCCAGCCTTGGAGGATTTGCTCAATCTCTTCGTTTCG CGAACTCGAATCGAAAAAGCCTTTCTGTTTGATGTGGGCTCGAAAATCTACATCGCCACTGACTCTTCGCCCGTGGATATGCAGAGCTATGAGCTTTGTTGTAACATGATCGATGTGGTCATCGATGTCTCTTGCATTTACGG ACTTTCGGATGAGAACGATGAATCGGCGTTTGATCACAAGAGTTCAAGcgtgatcaaattgaacaactcgACCACTTTGTACTTGAAAGAAATCAGCCGCGTTCTTGCCATGGTCTGCATATTCAGGAGCGAAAATTATGCTCTTCCAG GAATCATCGACTACAATTTCGGAGTGATCCGTGACGGGATCGAAAAAGTGTTTGGTGTCAGGGATCAGTTGATTGGCGAGGCTGAACTCGGAAAGAGCCAACTTTCGACCTCATTTATGCACCCGGAGAGTGTGGAGAAATAG
- the LOC131884321 gene encoding large ribosomal subunit protein uL11-like, producing the protein MPPKFDPNETKVVCLRAVGGEVAATSALAPKVGPLGLSPKKIGDDIAKATQDWKGLKVTVQLTIQNRQAKVSVVPSAAALIIKALKEPPRDRKKVKNIKHNGNITMDDIMNAARIMRPRSMSKELSGVVKEILGTAQSVGCTVDGMNPHDIIDQISDGTMDIAAE; encoded by the exons ATGCCTCCCAAATTCGACCCCAATGAGACCAAG GTGGTGTGCCTGAGGGCCGTGGGCGGTGAAGTGGCCGCCACGTCGGCCTTGGCCCCCAAGGTCGGTCCTTTGGGTCTGTCGCCCAAGAAGATCGGTGACGACATCGCCAAGGCCACGCAAGACTGGAAAGGTCTGAAGGTCACGGTCCAATTGACCATCCAGAATCGTCAAGCCAAGGTGTCTGTGGTGCCTTCGGCCGCCGCCCTCATCATCAAAGCCCTGAAGGAACCGCCCCGTGACCGCAAGAAGGTCAAGAACATCAAGCACAACGGCAACATCACCATGGACGACATCATGAATGCGGCCCGCATCATGCGACCTCGCTCCATGTCCAAGGAGTTGTCGGGCGTGGTCAAGGAGATCCTGGGCACCGCCCAATCCGTGGGCTGCACCGTCGATG GTATGAACCCTCATGACATCATTGACCAGATCAGTGATGGCACCATGGATATCGCCGCCGAATAA
- the LOC131884319 gene encoding probable maleylacetoacetate isomerase 2 — translation MANDTPILYSYFRSSCSWRVRIVLAHKQIKYEYKAVHLVRDGGEQHQAEFRALNPLEQVPAFQLGDKVLTQSVAIMEFLEEQYPEHPLLPKDPWPRAKVREIVEMICSGTQPIQNLSVMNMAREDLPERVRWSHHWITRGLAGVEVILQQTAGQCCFGDHVTLADCCLIPQVYNANRFSVDMEAFPTIKRVANHLQGLAAFQAAQPSAQPDYPTDP, via the exons atggccaaCGATACG CCCATTCTTTACTCTTACTTCCGGAGTTCTTGTTCGTGGCGAGTCCGGATTG TGCTAGCTCATAAGCAGAtcaaatatgaatataaagcCGTGCATCTGGTTCGAGATGGCGGCGAACAACATCAAGCCGAATTTAGAGCATTAAATCCCTTGGAGCAAGTACCCGCATTCCAACTCGGTGACAAAGTTCTGACCCAATCCGTGGCCATTATGGAGTTCTTGGAAGAGCAATATCCCGAACACCCTTTGTTGCCCAAGGATCCCTGGCCAAGGGCTAAG GTCCGTGAAATCGTCGAGATGATTTGTTCCGGCACTCAACCCATTCAAAACTTGTCGGTTATGAATATGGCTCGCGAGGATCTGCCTGAACGTGTCCGTTGGAGTCATCATTGGATCACCCGTGGATTGGCCG GAGTGGAAGTGATATTGCAACAAACTGCCGGCCAATGTTGCTTTGGAGATCACGTGACGCTAGCCGATTGTTGTCTAATACCGCAAGTGTACAATGCTAACCGATTCAGTGTGGATATGGAGGCCTTCCCGACCATCAAACGGGTGGCTAACCATCTCCAAGGATTGGCAGCTTTTCAGGCCGCTCAGCCTTCGGCTCAGCCAGATTACCCCACGGATCCTTGA
- the LOC131884322 gene encoding chromatin accessibility complex protein 1-like → MSSPNGHPTSGAAPQSSPKGGRDVSLPMTRVKTIMKSSPDVETVSQESLFLITKATELFIMYLTKLAQRNGDNDQSVTYRDLAAVVQRKDSMEFLHDIVPKKIKVSEYLEIMKNEKLDDDDIL, encoded by the exons ATGTCCTCGCCCAATGGCCATCCCACCTCGGGTGCGGCTCCACAATCCTCGCCCAAAGGCGGACGAGATGTGTCGTTGCCCATGACCCGCGTAAAAACCATCATGAAAAGCTCCCCCGATGTGGAGACGGTCTCGCAGGAATCGCTCTTCCTCATTACCAAAGCCACG GAGCTCTTCATAATGTACCTGACCAAGTTGGCCCAACGCAACGGGGACAATGATCAAAGCGTCACTTATCGCGATTTAGCGGCAGTGGTCCAACGCAAGGATAGTATGGAGTTTCTTCACGATATCGTGCCCAAGAAAATTAAAGTGAGCGAGTACCTGGAGATTATGAAAAACGAAAAACTGGACGACGACGATATTCTGTGA
- the LOC131884311 gene encoding X-ray repair cross-complementing protein 5-like, with protein MPPREKEFAALCLVLDVGVTCRTSDFLVTSIRCASELLQRRLFSESTDRFGLVLIGDERTNNVLNYGHVNVLDGGLRVANWDLLDYVENHVQGTNHESDWLDGVIVALDLLKTETEGQSKCQEKKIILLSDLGCVSNSDNWDSVLLALKKEKVELSFFGPTWADDDDPSQLGVNGTSPEPEAGPSAAAHDPPKTKTPQQKANEAVLSNLVNESEGVQCSIEDAMATFINHERRKKKPFPWKVAMEIGPNISINTVGYIQTRREPPKSWKKCLARPPANGDVDELKAATTFVKNNDAQEVVEGSNLIESYKYGPELITVAEEDKASFSYDGGPKSLCVLGFVPQSDIQRQWLLGDGSMVFQPVEDDEPSMAALSALAFAMHDMRMAAIVRKVYRAKSTPRMGMLVPEYRPNDEGVDELTIVFIELPYSEDLRQYEFAPVFNDSIRPSNSQLEAMDDFIDNMMLIEDGEELVKTETIMNPCNQYLYRCLTHRVTQPGKILPDVPARIKEFMKPPPELAQKVDTLVKRLRELFPCEEIDRKKEKITGDEMFVDKSKGDVTNASEEAPTTNDLSISHGSVLVEVGTTTPVEDFQKLLDSGSDLVPLAQQLESVIEKLVRASLFKQLYGKICDCLKVYRASCLLKDNPHLYNDYLSELKHLLESTQKTDLLIDVQEKSLGMIGRDEHHASKFSADEALAFLAVPVDATKESTSKAATVEDDEDEDMLDDL; from the exons ATGCCACCACGTGAAAAGGAG TTTGCGGCTTTGTGCTTGGTCCTGGATGTGGGTGTAACTTGCCGCACCTCAGACTTTCTGGTGACCTCGATCCGTTGTGCTTCCGAGCTACTACAACGACGTCTCTTTAGTGAATCCACGGATCGATTCGGATTGGTTTTGATCGGCGATGAGCGCACCAACAACGTACTCAATTACGGGCATGTCAATGTCTTGGATGGCGGTCTGCGGGTAGCCAATTGGGATCTCCTGGATTATGTGGAGAACCACGTTCAAG GCACGAATCACGAAAGCGATTGGTTGGACGGGGTCATTGTGGCCTTGGATCTCTTAAAGACCGAGACGGAAGGCCAAAGCAAATGTCAGGAAAAGAAGATCATTCTTCTCTCGGATTTGGGCTGTGTCTCCAATTCCGACAATTGGGACTCCGTGCTTCTGGCTCTCAAGAAGGAGAAGGTCGAACTGAGTTTCTT TGGTCCAACTTGggccgatgatgatgatccaagCCAGTTGGGGGTGAATGGGACCAGTCCCGAGCCGGAGGCGGGTCCCAGTGCGGCTGCTCACGACCCGCCCAAGACTAAAACGCCACAGCAAAAGGCCAACGAGGCCGTTTTGAGTAATCTCGTGAACGAAAGCGAAGGCGTGCAATGCTCCATTGAGGATGCTATGGCTACTTTCATCAATCATGAACGCCGCAAGAAAAAACCGTTTCCATGGAAAGTGGCCATGGAAATTGGACCCAACATATCGATCAACACCGTTGGTTACATACAA ACCCGACGCGAACCTCCAAAATCATGGAAGAAATGCTTGGCCCGTCCCCCGGCCAATGGTGACGTGGATGAGCTGAAAGCTGCCACCACCTTTGTCAAAAATAACGATGCCCAGGAAGTTGTGGAAGGCAGTAATCTGATCGAAAGTTACAAATACGGTCCGGAGCTCATCACCGTTGCAG AGGAGGATAAGGCCTCGTTTTCTTACGACGGCGGACCCAAAAGTCTTtgtgttcttggttttgtgCCTCAAAGCGACATACAAAGGCAGTGGTTGTTGGGCGATGGATCAATGGTGTTTCAACCCGTGGAAGACGACGAG CCATCCATGGCAGCCTTATCGGCTCTAGCCTTTGCCATGCACGATATGCGGATGGCGGCCATTGTGCGGAAAGTATACCGTGCCAAATCCACGCCTCGAATGGGCATGCTCGTACCTGAATATCGACCAAATGATGAAGGCGTCGATGAGTTG ACCATCGTGTTCATTGAGCTGCCATACTCCGAAGATCTCCGTCAATATGAATTTGCTCCCGTGTTCAATGATTCCATTCGACCCTCCAACTCGCAGTTAGAGGCCATGGACGATTTCATCGACAATATGATGCTCATTGAAGATGG AGAGGAACTCGTCAAGACTGAAACGATCATGAACCCTTGCAACCAGTATTTATATCGATGTCTCACTCATCGAGTCACACAGCCCGGAAAGATTTTACCCGATGTTCCTGCCCGGATCAAAGAGTTCATGAAGCCACCTCCCGAGCTTGCCCAAAAGGTGGATACCCTCGTGAAACGTCTGCGAGAGCTCTTTCCGTGTGAAGAAATTGacaggaagaaagagaaaatcaCGGGCGATGAGATGTTCGTCGATAAGAG TAAGGGAGATGTCACCAATGCCTCTGAGGAAGCACCCACCACGAATGATCTCTCAATTTCACACGGATCAGTTTTGGTCGAGGTTGGCACGACCACGCCCGTGGAAGATTTCCAAAAGCTCTTGGACTCCGGGAGTGACCTCGTACCTTTGGCCCAACAATTGGAGAGCGTGATTGAGAAGTTGGTTAGGGCTTCCTTATTCAAACAACTGTACGGAAAAATCTGCGATTGCCTGAAGGTTTATCGTGCATCATGTCTGCTCAAAGACAATCCACACCTTTACAATGACTATTTGAGCGAATTGAAGCACTTGTTGGAGTCCACACAGAAGACTGACCTCCTGATCGACGTGCAAGAGAAATCGTTGGGTATGATTGGCCGAGATGAGCATCATGCGAGTAAATTCTCGGCCGATGAggccttggcctttttggcaGTGCCGGTTGATGCGACCAAAGAGTCCACGAGTAAAGCCGCTACCGTGgaggatgacgaggacgaagatATG CTCGACGACCTGTAA